Proteins from a genomic interval of Arachis hypogaea cultivar Tifrunner chromosome 10, arahy.Tifrunner.gnm2.J5K5, whole genome shotgun sequence:
- the LOC112717776 gene encoding pentatricopeptide repeat-containing protein At4g33170, which produces MNLSKKVSQTDAKLSSPNKATTLNPNAAEFVPFSLRTSFSGTASSVDATARLANAGALGKAVLDRSESSISNNSDDEVHQYWRCQLPDDITPDFKVAGEDVSQDVNDLSLAGLSMHDDIEGLRFASSKGSRYILNEQEELSQQHINGNSFTDRLRFSNSSFREDPSSASFLNTSTNPWDRPIGNANQFVSSGQEGLTYDDNSRHGFLNDIFSENAIVNDTNLNPLEFLASLFPGFAAESLAEVYFANGCDLHMTIEMLTQLELQVDGSFHQNLNSKTLSAPNLSAMDFPALTSPDGQTASVKYSVDNVQQSGNPYRSSDKDILSFKTSSSIPTRGAIDFASAVRKLASQDSGIWKYDKSGSGDAAIGSSRTSHVLAGYDGGLGRASFSDRLQTRGSTRAAPVWVDTGDAVANMYSELREEARDHARLRNAYFEQARQAYLIGNKALAKELSAKGQVHNMHMKAAHGKAQESIYRQRNPVAPEMQGNGRGQERMIDLHGLHVSEAIHVLKHELSVLKNTARAADQPLQVYICVGTGHHTRGSRTPARLPIAVQRFLLEEGLDFTEPQPGLLRVVIYFPMMRSTSILLLSRPSLFPSSFSFSTTSLSQWFSFLRHAIATSDLLLGKRGHALIITSGHHHDPFLVNNLITMYGKCGSLSCARHLFDVIPHRDLVTWNAILSAYAQAGDADIVNAHEGFRLFRVLRESFVLTTRHTLAPVFKLCLLSGCEWASQVLHGYAVKIGLEWDVFVAGALVNIYAKFGRIRDARVLFEGMPVRDVVLWNVMIKAYVEMGLQDEALFLFSAFHRSGLCPDDVTVRSVLMGVSRTGFELQLKQVRAYATKLFLLDHDWEVVIWNKTLSDYLQAGETTEAIECFMDMIKLRVAYDNMTLLVMLSVVASEKNINMGKQIHCVVVKMESDRVVSVANSLLNMYMKAGSIDYAKIVFSQMKEKDLISWNTIISGCTLGGSVELSISFFVNLLRSCLLPDQFTIASVLRACSSLKEGVYFSRQIHTYAIKAGIIYDSFVSTALIDAYSKSGKMEEAELLFRIHDGFDLASWNAMMHGYIVSKCYHKALELFIQMLGSGEQGDQITLANAAKAAGCLVGLEQGKQLHAIAIKRIFNLDLFVISGILDMYLKCGEMQSACKVFSKIPSPDDVAWTTMISGCVDNGYEEHALFTYHQMRLAGVQPDEYTFATLVKASSLLTALEQGRQIHANVIKLNCALDPFVMTSLVDMYAKCGNIEDAYRLFKKMNMKSIASWNAMIVGLAQHGNAKEALNLFKDMKSKDEMPDRVTFIGVLSACSHSGLVSEAYENFYSMQRDHRIEPEIEHYSCLVDALSRAGRIQEAEKVISSMPFEASASMYRTLLNACRVQGDKVKGKHVAETLLTLEPSDSAAYVLLSNIYRAANQWESAVSARNMMRRVNVKKDPGFSWIDIKNKVHLFVAGDRSHEEADLIYNKVDHIMKRIKEEGYVPDTDFALVDIEEEEKESALYYHSEKLAIAYGIVRTPPSIPLRVIKNLRVCGDCHNAIKYMSKAFQRDIVVRDANRFHHFRSGICSCGDYW; this is translated from the exons ATGAACTTGTCCAAGAAAGTATCCCAAACGGATGCAAAGCTAAGCAGCCCAAACAAGGCAACCACTTTGAATCCAAATGCAGCAGAGTTTGTTCCTTTTTCTCTCAGAACATCGTTCTCTGGAACTGCCAGCTCGGTTGATGCAACAGCAAGGCTTGCCAATGCTGGGGCTCTTGGAAAAGCAGTTTTAGATCGGTCAGAATCATCCATTTCAAACAATTCCGATGATGAGGTTCACCAATACTGGCGATGTCAGCTCCCTGACGATATAACCCCTGATTTCAAGGTCGCAGGAGAAGATGTATCCCAAGATGTTAATGACCTTTCTTTAGCTGGCTTATCTATGCATGATGACATTGAAGGCTTGAGGTTTGCCTCATCTAAAGGAAGTAGATATATATTAAATGAGCAGGAGGAATTATCTCAGCAGCACATTAATGGCAACAGTTTTACTGATAGATTAAGGTTTTCCAATTCTAGCTTTAGGGAGGACCCATCTTCAGCAAGCTTTCTGAACACTTCAACAAATCCATGGGATAGGCCAATTGGGAATGCCAACCAGTTTGTTAGCAGTGGTCAAGAGGGGCTTACTTATGATGACAACTCAAGACATGGATTTTTAAATGACATCTTTTCTGAGAATGCAATCGTGAATGATACTAATTTGAACCCCTTGGAGTTTCTGGCTTCTCTGTTCCCTGGTTTTGCAGCAGAAAGCCTTGCGGAAGTTTACTTTGCCAATGGATGTGATTTGCATATGACCATAGAGATGCTCACTCAGTTAGAG CTTCAAGTTGATGGTAGTTTTCATCAGAATCTGAACTCAAAGACTCTGTCAGCTCCCAATCTCAGTGCGATGGATTTTCCTGCACTTACTTCACCAGATGGTCAGACAGCTTCTGTAAAATATTCTGTAGATAATGTCCAGCAAAGTGGCAACCCTTACCGATCATCAGACAAAGACATTCTGTCTTTCAAAACTAGCTCTTCAATTCCGACTAGAGGTGCTATTGACTTTGCTTCAGCTGTGAGGAAGCTGGCTTCTCAGGACTCTGGTATTTGGAAGTATGATAAAAGCGGTTCTGGTGATGCTGCCATTGGGTCAAGTAGGACATCTCATGTTTTGGCTGGCTACGATGGTGGACTGGGTAGAGCCAGCTTCAGTGACCGGTTACAGACTCGTGGTTCAACTCGGGCAGCACCTGTTTGGGTTGATACTGGTGACGCAGTTG CAAATATGTACTCGGAGCTGAGGGAGGAGGCTCGTGATCATGCACGCTTACGTAACGCATATTTTGAGCAG GCACGGCAAGCCTATCTTATTGGCAATAAAGCCCTAGCAAAGGAACTTAGTGCTAAAGGGCAAGTGCACAACATGCATATGAAAGCAGCTCATGGAAAAGCTCAGGAATCTATTTATCGCCAGAG GAATCCAGTTGCTCCAGAGATGCAGGGGAATGGAAGAGGGCAAGAGAGGATGATCGACCTACATGGACTGCATGTGAGTGAAGCCATTCATGTGCTAAAACATGAGCTTAGTGTGCTGAAAAACACGGCCAGAGCTGCCGATCAGCCTCTGCAGGTCTATATTTGTGTGGGGACAGGTCATCATACGAGAGGTTCCCGCACTCCTGCTAGACTTCCGATAGCTGTACAGCGTTTTCTACTCGAAGAAGGTCTTGACTTCACAGAACCTCAGCCAGGCCTACTTCGTGTTGTGATATATT TTCCAATGATGCGATCCACTTCCATTCTCTTGCTCTCCAGACCTTCCCTTTTCCCTTCTTCCTTCTCATTTTCCACCACCTCCCTGTCTCAATGGTTTTCCTTTCTCCGCCACGCCATCGCCACCTCCGACCTCCTCCTCGGAAAACGTGGCCACGCCCTCATCATAACCTCCGGCCACCACCATGACCCTTTCCTCGTCAACAACCTCATCACCATGTACGGCAAATGCGGCTCCCTCTCCTGCGCTCGCCACCTGTTCGACGTAATTCCCCACAGAGACCTTGTCACCTGGAATGCCATTCTCTCTGCATACGCCCAAGCCGGTGATGCTGACATTGTCAACGCTCATGAGGGTTTTCGCCTTTTCCGTGTTCTCCGCGAGTCCTTTGTGTTAACCACTCGTCATACTCTGGCCCCTGTGTTCAAGTTATGCCTCCTTTCTGGGTGTGAATGGGCTTCTCAGGTGCTTCATGGCTATGCGGTTAAGATTGGATTGGAATGGGATGTGTTTGTGGCTGGGGCATTGGTCAATATATATGCTAAATTTGGGAGGATCAGAGATGCCCGTGTTCTGTTTGAAGGGATGCCCGTGAGGGATGTGGTCTTGTGGAACGTCATGATCAAGGCTTATGTTGAAATGGGTCTTCAGGATGAAGCTTTGTTTCTCTTCTCGGCGTTTCACAGGAGTGGCCTGTGTCCTGATGATGTTACTGTCCGGAGTGTTCTTATGGGTGTTAGTAGAACTGGTTTTGAATTGCAGTTGAAGCAGGTTCGAGCTTATGCTACAAAGTTGTTCCTTCTGGATCATGATTGGGAGGTTGTCATATGGAATAAGACACTTAGTGACTATCTTCAAGCTGGAGAGACTACGGAGGCTATTGAATGCTTCATGGATATGATCAAACTGCGGGTAGCATATGACAACATGACATTACTCGTGATGCTATCTGTGGTTGCAAGTGAAAAGAATATCAATATGGGAAAACAGATTCACTGTGTTGTTGTGAAAATGGAGTCTGATCGTGTTGTATCAGTTGCAAACAGTCTTCTTAATATGTACATGAAGGCAGGTTCTATTGATTATGCGAAAATCGTGTTTAGTCAAATGAAAGAAAAGGATTTAATATCATGGAACACAATTATATCTGGTTGTACGCTGGGTGGTTCAGTGGAGTTGTCCATAAGCTTCTTTGTTAATTTACTACGCAGTTGCCTATTGCCGGACCAATTCACAATTGCAAGTGTTTTGAGGGCTTGCTCTTCTCTTAAAGAGGGCGTCTATTTCAGTAGACAAATTCATACTTATGCAATAAAAGCTGGTATCATCTATGATTCGTTtgtttcaacagctttaattgaTGCCTATTCCAAGAGTGGAAAGATGGAAGAGGCAGAACTTCTTTTTAGAATCCATGATGGATTTGATTTGGCTTCTTGGAACGCTATGATGCATGGGTACATAGTGAGTAAGTGCTATCACAAAGCATTGGAGCTTTTCATTCAAATGCTTGGAAGTGGTGAGCAGGGAGATCAGATTACTCTGGCAAATGCAGCTAAAGCTGCTGGATGCTTGGTGGGGCTTGAACAAGGGAAGCAGCTTCACGCCATTGCCATAAAAAGGATATTTAATTTAGATTTGTTTGTTATAAGCGGGATTCTGGACATGTATCTAAAATGTGGAGAGATGCAAAGCGCATGCAAAGTTTTCAGTAAGATCCCTTCACCTGATGATGTTGCATGGACAACTATGATATCAGGATGCGTGGATAATGGATATGAGGAGCATGCTCTTTTTACATATCATCAGATGAGACTTGCCGGTGTGCAACCTGACGAGTATACCTTTGCCACCCTTGTCAAGGCTAGCTCTCTTCTAACAGCATTGGAACAAGGGAGACAGATTCATGCTAATGTTATCAAGTTGAACTGTGCTTTAGATCCTTTTGTTATGACCTCGCTTGTTGACATGTATGCCAAGTGTGGGAACATAGAAGATGCCTATAGATTGTTCAAAAAAATGAACATGAAGAGCATCGCCTCGTGGAATGCTATGATAGTTGGATTAGCTCAACACGGAAATGCAAAGGAGGCCCTCAACCTTTTCAAAGATATGAAGTCTAAGGATGAAATGCCTGACAGAGTTACCTTTATAGGAGTCCTTTCTGCTTGTAGCCATTCTGGTTTGGTTTCTGAAGCATATGAAAATTTCTATTCTATGCAAAGAGACCACAGAATTGAACCCGAGATTGAGCATTATTCCTGTCTTGTTGATGCCCTTAGCCGTGCAGGGCGCATACAGGAAGCTGAAAAGGTTATATCATCGATGCCCTTTGAAGCTTCTGCTTCAATGTACAGGACTCTCCTAAATGCTTGTAGGGTTCAAGGAGACAAGGTGAAGGGAAAACATGTTGCCGAGACGCTTTTGACCTTGGAGCCGTCTGATTCAGCAGCTTATGTTCTTTTATCCAATATATATAGAGCTGCTAATCAATGGGAAAGTGCAGTGAGTGCTAGAAATATGATGAGAAGGGTAAATGTAAAGAAGGATCCAGGCTTTAGTTGGATAGATATAAAGAACAAGGTTCATTTGTTTGTAGCAGGAGATAGATCACATGAAGAAGCTGATTTGATATACAATAAGGTGGATCATATTATGAAAAGGATTAAGGAAGAAGGATATGTCCCTGATACAGATTTTGCActtgttgatattgaagaagaagaaaaggagagtGCTCTTTATTATCACAGTGAGAAGCTAGCAATAGCTTATGGTATCGTAAGAACACCACCATCCATCCCATTAAGGGTAATTAAGAACCTTAGGGTGTGTGGAGATTGCCATAATGCAATCAAATATATGTCAAAGGCCTTTCAACGAGATATTGTTGTGAGAGATGCAAACCGATTTCATCATTTCAGGAGTGGAATCTGCTCTTGTGGTGATTATTGGTGA
- the LOC112716051 gene encoding polyadenylate-binding protein-interacting protein 7 has translation MNLSKKVSQTDAKLSSPSKATTLNPNAAEFIPFSLRTPFSGTTSSVDATARLANAGALGKAVLDRSESSISNNSEDEIHQYWRCQLPDDITPDFKVVGEESQGLNDLSLAGLSIHDDIEGLMFHSSKGSRYIFNEQEELSQQHINGNNFTDRLRFSNSGFREDPSSGSTLNTSANPWDRPIGSANKLVSSGQEGLTYDDNSGHGFLNDIFAENAIVDDTNLNPLEFLASLFPGFAAESLAEVYFANGCDLHMTIEMLTQLELQVDGSFIQNLNSKTLSSPNLSAMDFPALTSVDGHTASVRFSVDNVQQSGNPYRSSDKDILSFKTTSSIPSRGAIDFASAVRKLASQDSGIWKYDKSGSGDAAIGSSRTSHVLAGYDGGQGRASFSDRLQNRGLARGLAPVWLETGDTVANMYSELREEARDHARLRNAYFEQARQAYLIGNKALAKELSAKGQVHNMHMKAAHGKAQESIYRQRNPVAPEMQGNGRGHERMIDLHGLHVSEAIHVLKYELNVLKNTARAADQRLQVYICVGTGHHTRGSRTPARLPIAVQRFLLEEGLDFTEPQPGLLRVVIY, from the exons ATGAACTTGTCCAAGAAAGTATCCCAAACGGATGCAAAGCTAAGCAGCCCAAGCAAGGCAACCACTTTGAATCCAAATGCCGCAGAGTTTATTCCTTTTTCTCTCAGAACACCATTTTCTGGAACCACCAGCTCGGTTGATGCAACAGCAAGGCTGGCCAATGCTGGAGCTCTTGGAAAAGCCGTTTTAGATAGATCAGAATCATCCATTTCAAACAATTCAGAAGATGAGATTCACCAATACTGGCGATGTCAGCTCCCTGATGATATAACCCCTGATTTCAAGGTCGTGGGAGAAGAGTCCCAAGGTCTTAATGACCTTTCTTTAGCAGGCTTATCCATACATGATGACATTGAAGGCTTGATGTTTCATTCCTCTAAAGGAAGTAGATATATATTCAATGAGCAGGAAGAATTATCTCAGCAGCACATTAATGGCAATAACTTTACTGATAGACTAAGGTTTTCCAATTCTGGCTTTCGGGAGGATCCATCTTCAGGAAGCACTTTGAACACTTCAGCGAATCCTTGGGATAGGCCAATTGGGAGTGCCAACAAGCTTGTTAGCAGTGGTCAAGAGGGGCTTACTTATGATGACAACTCAGGACATGGATTCTTAAATGACATCTTTGCTGAGAATGCAATCGTGGATGATACTAATTTGAACCCTTTGGAGTTTTTAGCTTCTCTGTTCCCTGGTTTTGCTGCAGAAAGCCTTGCAGAGGTTTACTTTGCCAATGGATGTGATTTGCATATGACCATTGAGATGCTCACACAGTTAGAG CTCCAAGTTGATGGTAGTTTCATTCAGAATCTGAATTCAAAGACGCTGTCATCTCCCAATCTTAGTGCAATGGACTTCCCTGCACTTACATCAGTGGATGGTCATACTGCTTCTGTCAGATTTTCTGTAGATAATGTCCAACAAAGTGGCAACCCTTACCGATCATCTGACAAAGACATCCTGTCTTTCAAAACTACCTCTTCAATTCCGTCTAGAGGTGCTATTGACTTTGCTTCAGCTGTGAGGAAGCTGGCTTCTCAGGACTCTGGTATTTGGAAGTATGATAAAAGTGGTTCTGGTGATGCTGCCATTGGCTCAAGCAGGACATCTCATGTTTTGGCTGGCTATGATGGTGGACAAGGGAGGGCCAGCTTCAGTGACAGGTTACAGAATCGTGGTTTAGCTCGGGGGTTAGCACCTGTTTGGCTTGAAACTGGTGACACAGTTG CAAATATGTACTCGGAACTGAGGGAGGAGGCCCGTGATCATGCACGCTTACGTAATGCATACTTTGAGCAG GCACGGCAAGCCTATCTTATTGGCAATAAAGCCCTGGCAAAGGAACTTAGTGCTAAAGGGCAAGTGCACAACATGCATATGAAAGCAGCTCATGGAAAAGCACAAGAGTCTATATATCGCCAGAG GAATCCAGTTGCTCCGGAGATGCAGGGCAATGGAAGAGGGCATGAGAGGATGATAGACTTGCATGGGTTGCATGTGAGTGAAGCTATTCATGTGTTGAAATACGAACTGAATGTGCTGAAAAACACGGCCAGAGCCGCCGATCAGCGCCTGCAGGTCTACATTTGTGTGGGGACAGGTCATCATACGAGGGGTTCCCGTACTCCTGCAAGACTTCCGATAGCTGTACAGCGTTTTTTACTCGAAGAAGGTCTTGATTTCACAGAACCTCAGCCAGGCCTACTTCGTGTTGTGATATATTGA